From a single Silene latifolia isolate original U9 population chromosome 6, ASM4854445v1, whole genome shotgun sequence genomic region:
- the LOC141586151 gene encoding NDR1/HIN1-like protein 6, translating to MATGPSLKKPPGFMDPATPPPPAGAQKPVIPPTFYQTKKEKRNCCRNCCCCICCLIFFLIIIIGILCGLFFAWFQPKVPIFHFSRLELDRFNINVKSDGNSLLDSKAVIRVEANNPNSKLEIYYGDTEVMLNLDEEISLGSATLPGFVQPVNNVTLLKYTLGVNDEVIDSSLALRLNRGMKNDDIEVNAAVLTKVGIGVGKVKIGMLPVNVICKGISLKQLDDGNVSPKCSFNTLRW from the coding sequence ATGGCCACAGGGCCATCGTTGAAGAAACCTCCGGGATTCATGGATCCAGCAACGCCTCCTCCACCTGCCGGTGCACAGAAACCGGTTATCCCACCTACGTTTTATCAAACGAAGAAGGAAAAAAGAAATTGTTGTCgtaattgttgttgttgcattTGTTGCCTCATTTTTTTCTTAATCATTATTATTGGTATTCTTTGCGGTTTATTTTTCGCTTGGTTCCAACCGAAGGTCCCAATTTTCCATTTTAGCCGACTAGAATTAGACCGATTTAATATTAATGTTAAGTCGGATGGGAACTCGTTGTTGGATTCTAAGGCTGTTATTAGAGTCGAAGCTAATAACCCAAACAGTAAATTGGAAATTTACTACGGTGATACCGAGGTTATGTTAAATTTGGATGAGGAAATCTCATTAGGTTCAGCTACATTGCCCGGTTTTGTGCAACCTGTTAATAATGTAACGCTTTTGAAGTATACCCTAGGTGTAAATGATGAAGTAATTGACTCGAGTTTAGCTTTGAGATTGAATAGGGGAATGAAAAATGACGACATTGAGGTAAATGCCGCGGTGCTAACAAAAGTTGGGATCGGAGTTGGAAAAGTTAAGATTGGTATGTTACCCGTTAATGTGATTTGTAAAGGGATTTCATTGAAGCAACTCGACGACGGGAATGTTTCGCCTAAGTGTTCCTTCAATACTTTGAGATGGTAA
- the LOC141587438 gene encoding ethylene-responsive transcription factor ERF070-like, producing MNNPFTRPDNPPIVKYTLKNKTFHDPTRLPAPKVLRISVVDDDATDSDEDDHVTFPTSRRVVKHVTEINFGPGQQADRVRRRKVERKVSKTASYEEVKYRGVRRRPWGKYAAEIRDCVHRRRIWLGTYVTPVEAAMAYDSAAVKLFGPDAVTNFPNPTHLHEERMQIQSPTSVLKLDEPVCSGSGFGSGCEDFELKELRDFFGYNDNTPRLVFGDNEMKDMVKLEEIEDFDLESVDWCVEPLNSTAIEVDDYLVQDEDMI from the coding sequence ATGAACAACCCGTTTACCCGACCCGACAATCCTCCAATAGTCAAATACACACTAAAGAACAAGACTTTCCATGACCCGACCCGTTTACCCGCTCCGAAAGTCCTCCGTATCTCTGTCGTCGACGACGACGCTACCGACTCAGACGAAGACGACCACGTGACTTTCCCTACCAGTCGCCGGGTTGTTAAGCACGTGACAGAGATCAATTTTGGACCGGGTCAACAGGCGGATAGAGTCCGGAGAAGGAAAGTGGAGAGGAAAGTGAGTAAAACGGCGTCGTACGAGGAGGTGAAGTACAGAGGAGTAAGAAGACGTCCATGGGGTAAGTACGCTGCTGAGATACGTGATTGCGTTCATCGTAGGAGAATATGGCTCGGAACGTATGTTACTCCGGTCGAAGCTGCCATGGCTTACGACTCTGCTGCGGTCAAATTGTTCGGACCCGACGCCGTCACCAATTTCCCAAACCCGACCCATCTCCATGAGGAAAGGATGCAGATACAATCCCCAACTTCTGTCTTAAAGTTAGACGAACCGGTTTGTTCGGGTTCGGGTTTCGGTTCGGGTTGTGAGGATTTTGAGTTAAAGGAATTGAGGGATTTTTTTGGGTATAATGATAATACGCCGAGGTTAGTATTTGGTGATAATGAGATGAAGGATATGGTGAAATTGGAAGAAATTGAGGATTTTGATTTGGAAAGTGTGGATTGGTGTGTTGAACCGTTGAATAGTACGGCGATTGAAGTCGATGATTATCTTGTTCAAGATGAAGATATGATTTGA